A portion of the Streptomyces coeruleoprunus genome contains these proteins:
- a CDS encoding META domain-containing protein, with product MRITMQHHLPAAATLAALFTLTACAGEQGAKPGGGSARPDVPVTGAHWTVESLTVDGRKTAAPTPTAYVEFAPKGAKNQAKGNFGCNHFTAVATVQGETVTVGEVSMTEMACEEPVQGFEDAFRETFEGRLTARVADDRLTLTAADGDTIVLAEQPPAPLVGTKWTVDSLVSGETATSLPAGTEGRAHLTIGSDGSVHGSLGCNTFSSTVKTEGDKLTFGRISMTRRMCTPPQMKLEQALYGTLGNGPVTFRIDNRTLTVTAPFGSGFAAQAEEKKTAK from the coding sequence ATGCGGATCACGATGCAGCACCACCTCCCCGCAGCCGCCACCCTGGCCGCCCTGTTCACCCTGACCGCGTGCGCCGGGGAACAGGGGGCGAAGCCCGGGGGCGGCTCGGCCCGCCCGGACGTGCCCGTCACGGGCGCCCATTGGACGGTGGAGAGCCTCACCGTCGACGGCAGGAAGACCGCCGCCCCCACCCCCACCGCGTACGTCGAGTTCGCCCCCAAGGGCGCGAAGAACCAGGCGAAGGGCAACTTCGGCTGCAACCACTTCACCGCCGTGGCCACCGTCCAGGGCGAGACGGTCACGGTCGGCGAGGTGTCGATGACCGAGATGGCCTGCGAGGAGCCGGTGCAGGGCTTCGAGGACGCCTTCCGGGAGACCTTCGAGGGCAGGCTGACCGCGCGCGTCGCGGACGACCGGCTCACGCTCACCGCCGCGGACGGGGACACGATCGTGCTCGCCGAGCAGCCCCCGGCCCCGCTGGTCGGCACGAAGTGGACGGTGGACTCGCTGGTGTCCGGCGAGACGGCCACGTCGCTCCCCGCCGGCACCGAGGGCAGGGCGCACCTCACGATCGGCTCGGACGGCTCCGTACACGGCAGCCTGGGCTGCAACACCTTCAGCAGCACGGTGAAGACCGAGGGCGACAAGCTGACGTTCGGCCGGATCTCCATGACCCGCAGGATGTGCACGCCCCCGCAGATGAAGCTGGAGCAGGCGCTGTACGGAACGCTGGGGAACGGCCCGGTGACGTTCCGGATCGACAACCGGACACTGACGGTGACCGCCCCCTTCGGCAGCGGATTCGCGGCGCAGGCGGAGGAGAAGAAGACGGCGAAGTAG
- the purF gene encoding amidophosphoribosyltransferase — translation MPRGDGRLNHDLLPGEKGPQDACGVFGVWAPGEEVAKLTYFGLYALQHRGQESAGIAVSNGSQILVFKDMGLVSQVFDETSLSSLQGHIAVGHARYSTTGASVWENAQPTFRATANGSIALGHNGNLVNTAELAEMVADLPKENGRATQVAATNDTDLVTALLAGQTDDDGKPLTVEQAAAAVLPKVRGAFSLVFMDEDTLYAARDPQGIRPLVLGRLERGWVVASETAALDIVGASFVREIEPGELIAIDQNGLRTSRFAEAKPKGCVFEYVYLARPDTDIAGRNVYLSRVEMGRKLAKEAPADADLVIATPESGTPAAIGYAEASGIPFGAGLVKNAYVGRTFIQPSQTIRQLGIRLKLNPLKEVIKGRRLVVVDDSIVRGNTQRALVRMLREAGAAEVHIRISSPPVKWPCFFGIDFATRAELIANGMSVDEIGKSLGADSLAYISLDGMIEATTIAKPNLCRACFDGEYPMELPDPELLGKQLLETELAAGPAATAAADALRRP, via the coding sequence GTGCCACGTGGTGACGGTCGACTCAATCACGATCTGCTCCCCGGCGAGAAGGGCCCCCAGGACGCGTGTGGCGTCTTCGGTGTCTGGGCGCCGGGCGAAGAGGTCGCAAAGCTCACGTACTTCGGGCTCTACGCCCTCCAACACCGGGGTCAGGAATCCGCGGGTATCGCGGTCAGCAACGGCTCCCAGATCCTCGTCTTCAAGGACATGGGCCTCGTCTCCCAGGTCTTCGACGAGACCTCTCTCAGCTCCCTCCAGGGTCACATCGCGGTCGGTCACGCCCGCTACTCGACCACCGGCGCCTCCGTCTGGGAGAACGCCCAGCCGACCTTCCGGGCGACGGCCAACGGATCGATCGCCCTCGGCCACAACGGCAACCTGGTCAACACGGCCGAACTCGCCGAGATGGTCGCCGATCTCCCGAAGGAGAACGGCCGGGCCACTCAGGTGGCGGCGACCAACGACACCGACCTCGTCACCGCGCTCCTCGCGGGCCAGACCGACGACGACGGCAAGCCGCTGACCGTCGAGCAGGCCGCCGCCGCGGTGCTGCCGAAGGTGCGGGGCGCCTTCTCGCTCGTCTTCATGGACGAGGACACCCTCTACGCCGCCCGCGACCCGCAGGGCATCCGCCCGCTGGTCCTCGGCCGCCTGGAGCGCGGCTGGGTGGTCGCCTCCGAGACCGCGGCCCTCGACATCGTGGGCGCCAGCTTCGTCCGCGAGATCGAGCCGGGCGAGCTCATCGCCATAGACCAGAACGGTCTGCGGACGTCCCGATTCGCGGAAGCGAAGCCCAAGGGCTGTGTCTTCGAGTACGTCTACCTGGCGCGCCCGGACACGGACATCGCCGGCCGGAACGTGTACCTCTCCCGGGTGGAGATGGGGCGGAAACTCGCCAAGGAAGCCCCGGCGGACGCGGACCTCGTCATAGCGACGCCCGAGTCCGGCACCCCCGCCGCCATCGGCTACGCGGAGGCCAGCGGCATCCCGTTCGGCGCGGGCCTCGTCAAGAACGCGTACGTCGGGCGGACCTTCATCCAGCCGTCCCAGACCATCCGCCAGCTGGGTATCCGCCTCAAGCTGAACCCGCTCAAGGAAGTCATCAAGGGCAGGCGCCTGGTCGTCGTCGACGACTCGATCGTCCGCGGCAACACGCAGCGCGCGCTCGTCCGGATGCTCCGCGAGGCCGGCGCCGCCGAGGTCCACATCCGGATCTCCTCCCCGCCGGTGAAGTGGCCCTGCTTCTTCGGCATCGACTTCGCCACCCGCGCCGAGCTGATCGCCAACGGCATGTCCGTGGACGAGATCGGCAAGTCGCTGGGCGCGGACTCCCTCGCGTACATCTCGCTCGACGGCATGATCGAGGCGACCACCATCGCCAAGCCGAACCTGTGCCGCGCCTGCTTCGACGGCGAGTACCCGATGGAGCTTCCCGACCCCGAGCTGCTCGGCAAGCAGCTCCTGGAGACCGAGCTGGCCGCGGGCCCGGCCGCCACGGCCGCCGCCGACGCGCTCCGCCGCCCGTAA
- the purM gene encoding phosphoribosylformylglycinamidine cyclo-ligase — MSQTVSAEGGASYAAAGVDIEAGDRAVELMKEWVKKTQRPEVLGGLGGFAGLFDASALKRYERPLLASATDGVGTKVDIARRMGVYDTIGHDLVAMVMDDIVVCGAEPLFMTDYICVGKVHPERVAAIVKGIAEGCVLAGCALVGGETAEHPGLLGPDDFDVAGAGTGVVEADRLLGADRIRTGDAVIAMASSGLHSNGYSLVRHVLFDRANLALEQQVEELGRTLGEELLEPTKIYSLDCLALTRTSEVHAFSHITGGGLAANLARVIPDHLHATVDRSTWAPGAIFDLVGKVGQVERLELEKTLNMGVGMMAVVPAESVDVALTTLADRGVDAWVAGEITDRGDHATGAELVSDYAS; from the coding sequence ATGTCTCAGACCGTTAGTGCCGAGGGCGGCGCCAGCTACGCCGCCGCGGGCGTCGACATCGAGGCCGGAGACCGCGCCGTCGAACTGATGAAGGAGTGGGTCAAGAAGACCCAGCGCCCCGAGGTCCTCGGCGGCCTGGGCGGCTTCGCCGGGCTCTTCGACGCCTCCGCCCTCAAGCGCTACGAGCGGCCCCTCCTCGCCTCCGCCACGGACGGCGTGGGCACCAAGGTCGACATCGCCCGCCGCATGGGCGTGTACGACACGATCGGCCACGACCTGGTCGCCATGGTCATGGACGACATCGTCGTGTGCGGCGCCGAGCCGCTGTTCATGACCGACTACATCTGCGTCGGCAAGGTGCACCCCGAGCGGGTCGCCGCGATCGTCAAGGGCATCGCCGAGGGCTGCGTCCTGGCCGGCTGCGCCCTGGTCGGCGGCGAGACCGCCGAGCACCCGGGCCTGCTGGGCCCGGACGACTTCGACGTCGCCGGCGCCGGTACGGGTGTCGTGGAGGCCGACCGGCTCCTGGGCGCCGATCGCATCCGTACGGGTGACGCGGTCATCGCCATGGCCTCGTCCGGCCTTCACTCCAACGGGTACTCGCTGGTCCGCCACGTGCTGTTCGACCGGGCGAACCTGGCCCTGGAGCAGCAGGTCGAGGAGCTCGGCCGGACCCTCGGCGAGGAGCTGCTGGAGCCCACCAAGATCTACTCGCTGGACTGCCTGGCGCTCACCCGGACCTCCGAGGTGCACGCGTTCAGCCACATCACCGGCGGCGGTCTCGCGGCGAACCTGGCCCGGGTCATCCCGGACCACCTGCACGCCACGGTGGACCGGTCCACCTGGGCGCCCGGCGCGATCTTCGACCTGGTGGGCAAGGTCGGCCAGGTCGAGCGGCTGGAGCTGGAGAAGACCCTGAACATGGGCGTCGGCATGATGGCCGTCGTGCCCGCCGAGTCGGTGGACGTGGCGCTGACCACACTCGCCGACCGGGGTGTCGACGCCTGGGTCGCGGGTGAGATCACCGACCGCGGCGACCACGCGACCGGCGCCGAGCTGGTGTCCGACTACGCGAGCTGA
- a CDS encoding DUF3073 domain-containing protein, producing MGRGRAKAKQTKVARQLKYNSGGTDLSRLAEELGASTSSQPPNGEPFEDDDEEDDPYARYAELYNEDDEDEESDPSSQRRGA from the coding sequence ATGGGGCGCGGCCGGGCCAAGGCCAAGCAGACGAAGGTCGCCCGCCAGCTGAAGTACAACAGCGGTGGGACGGACCTCTCACGCCTGGCCGAAGAGCTGGGCGCATCGACTTCGAGTCAGCCGCCGAACGGGGAGCCGTTCGAGGACGACGACGAGGAAGACGACCCGTACGCCCGCTACGCGGAGCTGTACAACGAAGACGACGAGGACGAGGAGTCCGATCCGTCGTCGCAGCGTCGCGGCGCTTGA
- a CDS encoding Leu/Phe/Val dehydrogenase — MTDVTDGVLHTLFRSEQGGHEQVVLCQDRASGLKAVIAIHSTALGPALGGTRFYPYASEEDAVRDALNLSRGMSYKNAMAGLEHGGGKAVIIGDPELIKTEELLLAYGRMVASLGGRYVTACDVGTYVADMDVVARECRWTTGRSPENGGAGDSSVLTAFGVFQGMRASAQHLWGDPTLRGRKVGVAGVGKVGHYLVEHLLEDGAEVVITDVREESVRRITDRFPQVTVVADTDALIRTEGLDIYAPCALGGALNDETVPVLTAKVVCGAANNQLAHPGVEKDLADRGILYAPDYVVNAGGVIQVADELNGFDFDRCKAKATKIFDTTLAIFARAKSDGIPPAAAADRIAEQRMAEARRK; from the coding sequence GTGACCGATGTGACCGACGGCGTCCTGCACACCCTGTTCCGCTCGGAGCAGGGGGGCCACGAGCAGGTCGTGCTGTGCCAGGACCGCGCCTCCGGCCTGAAGGCCGTCATCGCCATCCACTCCACCGCCCTGGGCCCGGCCCTCGGCGGCACCCGCTTCTACCCGTACGCCTCCGAGGAGGACGCCGTCCGGGACGCGCTCAACCTCTCCCGGGGGATGTCGTACAAGAACGCCATGGCCGGCCTGGAGCACGGCGGCGGCAAGGCCGTGATCATCGGCGACCCGGAGCTGATCAAGACCGAGGAGCTGCTGCTGGCGTACGGCCGGATGGTGGCCTCCCTCGGCGGCCGGTACGTCACGGCCTGCGACGTCGGCACGTACGTGGCCGACATGGACGTCGTCGCCCGTGAGTGCCGCTGGACCACCGGCCGCTCCCCCGAGAACGGCGGCGCCGGCGACTCCTCCGTCCTCACCGCGTTCGGTGTCTTCCAGGGCATGCGGGCCTCGGCCCAGCACCTGTGGGGCGACCCCACGCTGCGCGGCCGCAAGGTCGGCGTCGCGGGCGTCGGCAAGGTCGGCCACTACCTGGTCGAGCACCTCCTGGAGGACGGCGCCGAGGTCGTCATCACGGACGTCCGCGAGGAGTCGGTGCGCCGGATCACCGACCGGTTCCCGCAGGTCACCGTGGTCGCCGACACCGACGCGCTGATCCGCACCGAGGGCCTGGACATCTACGCGCCGTGCGCACTCGGCGGTGCGCTGAACGACGAGACCGTGCCCGTCCTGACGGCGAAGGTGGTGTGCGGCGCGGCCAACAACCAGCTCGCGCACCCGGGCGTCGAGAAGGACCTCGCCGACCGCGGGATCCTCTACGCGCCGGACTACGTCGTGAACGCGGGCGGTGTCATCCAGGTCGCCGACGAGCTGAACGGCTTCGACTTCGACCGGTGCAAGGCGAAGGCCACGAAGATCTTCGACACCACGCTGGCAATATTCGCACGTGCGAAGAGCGATGGCATTCCGCCGGCCGCGGCGGCCGACCGGATCGCCGAGCAGCGGATGGCCGAAGCCCGTCGCAAGTAG
- the bldC gene encoding developmental transcriptional regulator BldC → MTARTPDAEPLLTPAEVATMFRVDPKTVTRWAKAGKLTSIRTLGGHRRYREAEVRALLAGIPQQRSEG, encoded by the coding sequence ATGACCGCTCGCACCCCTGATGCCGAGCCGCTGCTGACGCCCGCTGAGGTTGCCACGATGTTCCGCGTGGACCCGAAGACGGTCACCCGCTGGGCAAAGGCGGGCAAGCTCACGTCCATCCGCACGCTGGGTGGGCACCGCCGGTACCGCGAGGCAGAGGTACGCGCACTGCTGGCGGGCATTCCGCAGCAGCGCAGCGAGGGCTGA
- a CDS encoding DUF6274 family protein, whose protein sequence is MATATARHETRALLRAHLAAASGYRHLTRRCAVCHRLLKLAMESAGPAVPAEDQGPTVR, encoded by the coding sequence ATGGCGACAGCCACGGCGAGGCACGAGACCCGCGCGCTCCTGCGCGCCCATCTGGCGGCCGCTTCGGGCTACCGCCACCTCACCCGGCGCTGCGCCGTCTGTCACCGCCTGCTGAAGCTGGCCATGGAGTCCGCCGGCCCGGCCGTTCCCGCGGAGGACCAAGGGCCCACCGTCCGCTGA
- the hrpA gene encoding ATP-dependent RNA helicase HrpA produces the protein MSTSFADLQTLLTEVSLRDAHRLGRRLEGARRIRKPEARQAVLDEIAAEAAKAATRTAERAARVPDVTYPEQLPVSQKKDAILEAIRDHQVVIVAGETGSGKTTQIPKICLELGRGVRGMIGHTQPRRIAARTVAERVAEELRTPLGEAVGWKVRFTDQVGSDTFVKLMTDGILLAEIQTDRELRAYDTIIIDEAHERSLNIDFLLGYLAQLLPRRPDLKVVITSATIDPERFSRHFGDAPIVEVSGRTYPVEVRYRPLLEEDSDEADRDQITAICDAVDELQAEGPGDILVFLSGEREIRDTADALIKKKLRNTEVLPLYARLSHAEQHRVFQPHAGRRIVLATNVAETSLTVPGIKYVIDPGTARISRYSHRTKVQRLPIERVSQASANQRKGRCGRTSDGICVRLYSEDDFLARPEFTDAEILRTNLASVILQMTAAGLGDIEKFPFIDAPDHRNIRDGVQLLQELGALDLAQKSSPEGKKGQRLTQLGRKLAQLPVDPRLARMVLEADGNGCVREVMVIAAALSIQDPRERPAEKQAQADQQHARFKDETSDFLAYLNLWRYVREQQKALSSSAFRRMCKSEYLNYLRIREWQDIYTQLRTVAKQMGIHLNEEDAADQQIHVSLLAGLLSHIGMKDIKEGAKNEYLGARSAKFAVFPGSALFKKPPRFVMSAELVETSRLWARVNAKIEPEWIEPLAGHLLKRTYSEPHWEKDQAAVMAYEKVTLYGVPIVAQRKVNYGRIDPEVSRELFIRNALVEGDWRTHHKFFADNRRLLTEVEELEHRARRRDILVDDETLFDFYDQRVPEHVVSGAHFDSWWKHKRHEAPDLLDFEREMLINEKAGAVTKADYPDSWRQGALKFRVTYQFEPGADADGVTVHVPLQVLNQVVDEGFDWQIPGLREEVVTELIRSLPKPIRRNYVPAPNFAKRFLEQTAPSAEPLTAVLARELQRMVGVPVTGDDFDWAKVPDHLKVTFRIVDERRRKLAEDKDLEALKLKLRPKARQALSKAAAAATAGPSGTGQSLERTGLKDWTIGSLTRVFETRRAGQPVKAYPALVDEGDTVAVRLFDTEAEQAEAMWRGTRKLIMLNIPVNPAKFASDRLTNQQKLALSRNPHGSVQALFDDCATAAADRLIADHGGPAWDESSFRKLYDSVRTDLVELTIRTVDQVQQILSAWQSCERRLKATNSLALINNVQDVREQLAALMPPGFVTATGLRRLPDLMRYLVAVDRRLQQMPTAVQRDTTRMQKVHEMQDEYAWLLEQLPKGRPVPQEVRDIRWMIEELRVSYFAHALGTAYPVSDKRIVKAIDAAVP, from the coding sequence ATGTCTACTTCCTTCGCCGACCTCCAGACCCTGCTGACCGAGGTCTCGCTGCGCGACGCCCACCGGCTCGGCCGCCGTCTCGAAGGCGCCCGCCGCATCCGTAAGCCCGAGGCCAGGCAGGCCGTACTGGACGAGATCGCCGCCGAGGCGGCGAAGGCTGCCACGCGCACCGCCGAACGGGCGGCGCGGGTGCCCGACGTCACGTACCCCGAGCAGCTGCCGGTCAGCCAGAAGAAAGACGCGATCCTGGAGGCGATACGCGACCACCAGGTCGTGATCGTCGCCGGTGAGACGGGTTCCGGCAAGACGACGCAGATCCCCAAGATCTGCCTGGAGCTGGGCCGCGGCGTACGCGGCATGATCGGCCACACGCAGCCCCGCCGGATCGCCGCCCGGACCGTCGCCGAGCGGGTGGCGGAGGAGCTGCGGACGCCGCTCGGCGAGGCGGTCGGCTGGAAGGTCCGGTTCACCGACCAGGTCGGGTCCGACACCTTCGTCAAGCTGATGACGGACGGCATCCTGCTCGCGGAGATCCAGACGGACCGCGAGCTGCGCGCGTACGACACGATCATCATCGACGAGGCCCACGAGCGGTCCCTCAACATCGACTTCCTGCTCGGCTACCTCGCGCAGCTGCTGCCCAGGCGCCCCGACCTCAAGGTCGTGATCACCTCGGCGACCATCGACCCGGAGCGGTTCTCCCGCCACTTCGGCGACGCGCCGATCGTCGAGGTCAGCGGCCGGACGTACCCCGTGGAGGTGCGCTACCGGCCCCTCCTGGAGGAGGACTCCGACGAGGCCGACCGCGACCAGATCACCGCGATCTGCGACGCCGTCGACGAGCTGCAGGCCGAGGGGCCCGGCGACATCCTGGTCTTCCTCTCCGGTGAGCGCGAGATCCGCGACACGGCGGACGCGCTGATCAAGAAGAAGCTGCGGAACACCGAGGTGCTGCCCCTGTACGCGCGCCTCTCGCACGCCGAGCAGCACCGGGTCTTCCAGCCGCACGCCGGCCGCCGCATCGTCCTCGCGACCAACGTCGCCGAGACGTCCCTGACGGTCCCCGGCATCAAGTACGTGATCGACCCGGGCACGGCCCGGATCTCCCGCTACAGCCACCGCACGAAGGTGCAGCGGCTGCCGATCGAGCGGGTCAGCCAGGCCAGCGCCAACCAGCGCAAGGGCCGCTGCGGCCGGACCAGCGACGGCATCTGCGTCCGGCTGTACTCGGAGGACGACTTCCTCGCCCGCCCGGAGTTCACGGACGCGGAGATCCTCCGTACGAACCTGGCGTCCGTCATCCTCCAGATGACCGCGGCCGGCCTCGGCGACATCGAGAAGTTCCCGTTCATCGACGCGCCCGACCACCGCAACATCCGCGACGGCGTGCAGCTCCTCCAGGAGCTGGGCGCGCTCGACCTCGCACAGAAGTCCTCCCCGGAGGGGAAGAAGGGGCAGCGGCTCACGCAGCTCGGCCGCAAGCTGGCCCAGCTGCCGGTCGACCCGCGGCTCGCCCGCATGGTCCTGGAGGCCGACGGGAACGGCTGCGTCCGTGAGGTCATGGTGATCGCGGCGGCCCTGTCCATCCAGGACCCGCGCGAGCGCCCCGCCGAGAAGCAGGCGCAGGCGGACCAGCAGCACGCCCGCTTCAAGGACGAGACGTCCGACTTCCTCGCCTACCTCAACCTGTGGCGGTACGTCCGCGAACAGCAGAAGGCCCTGTCGTCCTCCGCGTTCCGCCGGATGTGCAAGTCCGAATACCTCAATTACCTGCGCATTCGCGAATGGCAGGACATCTATACGCAGCTGCGCACGGTCGCGAAGCAGATGGGGATACACCTCAACGAGGAGGACGCGGCCGACCAGCAGATCCATGTCTCGCTCCTCGCCGGCCTCCTCTCCCACATCGGGATGAAGGACATCAAGGAGGGCGCGAAGAACGAGTACCTGGGCGCGCGCAGCGCCAAGTTCGCGGTCTTCCCGGGTTCGGCGCTGTTCAAGAAGCCGCCGCGGTTCGTGATGTCGGCCGAGCTGGTCGAGACGTCCCGGCTGTGGGCCCGCGTCAACGCGAAGATCGAGCCCGAGTGGATCGAGCCGCTGGCCGGGCACCTGCTGAAGCGCACGTACTCCGAGCCGCACTGGGAGAAGGACCAGGCGGCCGTCATGGCGTACGAGAAGGTCACGCTGTACGGCGTGCCGATCGTCGCCCAGCGCAAGGTGAACTACGGCCGCATCGACCCCGAGGTCTCGCGCGAGCTGTTCATCCGCAACGCGCTGGTCGAGGGCGACTGGCGCACGCACCACAAGTTCTTCGCGGACAACCGCAGGCTCCTGACCGAGGTCGAGGAGCTGGAGCACCGGGCCCGCCGCCGCGACATCCTGGTGGACGACGAGACGCTGTTCGACTTCTACGACCAGCGGGTGCCCGAACACGTCGTGTCCGGCGCGCACTTCGACTCGTGGTGGAAGCACAAGCGGCACGAGGCGCCCGACCTGCTCGACTTCGAGCGCGAGATGCTGATCAACGAGAAGGCGGGTGCGGTCACCAAGGCCGACTACCCGGACTCGTGGCGGCAGGGCGCGCTCAAGTTCCGGGTGACGTACCAGTTCGAGCCGGGCGCGGACGCGGACGGCGTGACGGTCCACGTCCCGCTCCAGGTGCTGAACCAGGTCGTCGACGAGGGCTTCGACTGGCAGATCCCGGGCCTGCGCGAGGAGGTCGTGACGGAGCTGATCCGCTCCCTCCCGAAGCCGATCCGCCGCAACTACGTCCCGGCGCCGAACTTCGCGAAGCGCTTCCTGGAGCAGACGGCACCGAGCGCGGAGCCCCTGACGGCCGTCCTGGCCCGCGAGCTCCAGCGCATGGTGGGCGTCCCGGTGACCGGCGACGACTTCGACTGGGCGAAGGTCCCCGACCATCTGAAGGTGACCTTCCGCATCGTCGACGAGCGGCGCCGGAAGCTGGCCGAGGACAAGGACCTGGAGGCCCTGAAGCTCAAGCTTCGCCCGAAGGCCCGTCAGGCCCTGTCGAAGGCCGCGGCGGCCGCCACGGCGGGCCCCTCGGGCACCGGCCAGTCGCTGGAGCGCACGGGCCTGAAGGACTGGACGATCGGCTCCCTCACGCGCGTCTTCGAGACCCGCAGGGCCGGTCAGCCCGTCAAGGCGTACCCGGCGCTCGTCGACGAGGGCGACACGGTCGCGGTACGCCTCTTCGACACGGAGGCCGAGCAGGCCGAGGCGATGTGGCGGGGCACCCGGAAGCTGATCATGCTGAACATCCCGGTGAACCCGGCGAAGTTCGCCTCCGACAGGCTGACGAACCAGCAGAAGCTGGCGCTCTCCCGCAACCCGCACGGCTCCGTCCAGGCCCTGTTCGACGACTGCGCCACGGCGGCGGCCGACCGGCTGATCGCCGACCACGGCGGCCCCGCCTGGGACGAGTCGTCGTTCCGGAAGCTGTACGACAGCGTCCGCACCGACCTGGTCGAGCTGACGATCCGTACGGTCGACCAGGTCCAGCAGATCCTGTCCGCCTGGCAGTCCTGCGAGCGCCGCCTGAAGGCCACGAACAGCCTGGCCCTGATCAACAACGTCCAGGACGTACGGGAGCAGCTGGCGGCCCTGATGCCGCCGGGCTTCGTCACCGCCACGGGCCTGCGGCGGCTGCCGGACCTGATGCGCTACCTGGTCGCGGTCGACCGGCGGCTCCAGCAGATGCCGACGGCGGTGCAGCGCGACACCACGCGCATGCAGAAGGTCCACGAGATGCAGGACGAGTACGCCTGGCTGTTGGAGCAGCTGCCCAAGGGGCGGCCGGTGCCGCAGGAGGTCCGGGACATCCGCTGGATGATCGAGGAGCTGCGGGTCAGCTACTTCGCCCATGCGCTGGGCACGGCGTACCCGGTGTCGGACAAGCGGATCGTGAAGGCGATCGACGCGGCCGTGCCGTGA
- a CDS encoding DsbA family protein, which produces MSKKPYVIGAGVAVAAGLLAFASYTATKPSDTVAESSPSSSSSSAGPESGVYPELERLARRDAADPLAVGRADAPVVLIEYADFKCGYCGKFARDTEPQLVREYVEKGTLRIEWRNFPIFGEESEAAARASWAAGRQGRFWQFHKAAYAPGAKEKGYGKDRLTALAQEAGVPDMARFARDLDGEEARAAVRKDQEEGYGLGATSTPSFLINGRPIAGAQPLETFAAAIEAAAKAAPTAPATSAAKAAR; this is translated from the coding sequence ATGTCCAAGAAGCCGTACGTCATCGGCGCGGGTGTCGCCGTCGCCGCGGGGCTGCTCGCCTTCGCCTCGTACACGGCGACGAAGCCGTCCGACACGGTCGCCGAGTCCTCTCCGTCGTCCTCGTCCTCGTCCGCGGGGCCGGAGTCCGGGGTCTACCCGGAGCTGGAGAGGCTGGCCCGGCGCGACGCCGCGGACCCGCTGGCGGTGGGCCGCGCCGACGCCCCTGTCGTCCTCATCGAGTACGCCGACTTCAAGTGCGGGTACTGCGGGAAGTTCGCCCGGGACACCGAGCCGCAGCTGGTGCGCGAGTACGTCGAGAAGGGCACCCTGCGCATCGAGTGGCGCAACTTCCCGATCTTCGGCGAGGAGTCCGAGGCCGCCGCGCGAGCCTCGTGGGCGGCGGGCCGGCAGGGCCGGTTCTGGCAGTTCCACAAGGCGGCGTACGCGCCGGGCGCCAAGGAGAAGGGCTACGGCAAGGACCGGCTGACGGCCCTCGCCCAGGAAGCGGGCGTGCCCGACATGGCCCGCTTCGCCCGGGACCTGGACGGCGAGGAGGCCCGTGCGGCGGTCCGCAAGGACCAGGAGGAGGGCTACGGTCTCGGCGCGACGTCCACGCCGTCGTTCCTGATCAACGGCCGGCCCATCGCGGGCGCACAGCCCCTGGAGACGTTTGCTGCCGCAATCGAGGCGGCGGCGAAGGCCGCCCCGACGGCGCCGGCGACGTCGGCGGCCAAGGCGGCGCGGTGA
- a CDS encoding cytochrome c biogenesis CcdA family protein — protein sequence MTGIGYLAAFLGGLLALLSPCSALLLPAFFAYSIDGRARLLARTGIFYGGLATTLVPLGAAGSLAGRFFYGHRDLLVTVGGWLIIALGVAQILGLGFASRRLAEASGRIRPTTALSVYALGLVYGLAGFCAGPILGSVLTVAALGGNPLYGGLLLAVYALGMAVPLFLLALLWERYDLGRRRWLRGRALRLGRLELHTTSLLSGAFFVLLGTLFLVFDGTSALPGLLSVDAAYTAERWAATAGRAVPDWLLLVAVVALVAVVLGTRGWRHRGAGPTQDGSPSRSEERA from the coding sequence GTGACCGGGATCGGCTATCTGGCCGCCTTCCTCGGCGGCCTGCTGGCACTGCTGAGCCCGTGCAGCGCGCTGCTGCTGCCGGCGTTCTTCGCGTACTCGATCGACGGCCGCGCCCGGCTGCTGGCCCGTACCGGGATCTTCTACGGCGGGCTGGCGACCACGCTGGTGCCGCTGGGCGCGGCGGGCTCGCTGGCCGGCCGGTTCTTCTACGGCCACCGGGACCTGCTGGTGACGGTCGGCGGCTGGCTGATCATCGCGCTCGGCGTGGCGCAGATCCTGGGCCTGGGCTTCGCGTCGCGGCGGCTGGCGGAGGCGAGCGGCCGGATCCGGCCCACGACGGCCCTCTCCGTCTACGCCCTGGGCCTGGTCTACGGCCTGGCCGGCTTCTGCGCGGGCCCCATCCTGGGCAGCGTCCTGACGGTGGCCGCGCTGGGCGGCAACCCGCTGTACGGCGGGCTGCTCCTGGCGGTGTACGCGCTGGGGATGGCGGTGCCGCTGTTCCTGCTGGCGCTGCTGTGGGAGCGGTACGACCTGGGGCGCAGGCGCTGGCTGCGCGGACGCGCCCTGCGCCTCGGCCGCCTGGAGCTGCACACCACGTCGCTGCTGTCGGGCGCCTTCTTCGTGCTGCTGGGGACGCTGTTCCTGGTCTTCGACGGCACGTCCGCCCTGCCGGGCCTGCTGTCGGTGGACGCCGCGTACACGGCCGAGCGCTGGGCGGCCACGGCGGGCCGCGCGGTCCCGGACTGGCTCCTGCTCGTGGCGGTCGTCGCCCTGGTGGCGGTGGTCCTGGGCACCCGCGGCTGGCGCCACAGGGGCGCAGGCCCGACCCAGGACGGCTCCCCCTCCCGATCCGAGGAGCGGGCCTGA